A region of the Portunus trituberculatus isolate SZX2019 chromosome 21, ASM1759143v1, whole genome shotgun sequence genome:
tatatatatatatatatatatatatatatatatatatatatatatatatttccgcTCAATCATCGAGATGCACATTCGCCCACAGTGCGCCCGACCACTGAATGTTGTTTCACTCAAGGCTTTTTTCAATATAATACCACTGCGGTCATGAGAATAACCTTGAAGGcacatatatttttcatcaaAGTCTGCTATCGTTGTTgcattatcattaacataataaaaatgcaaatattATCAGTGTCAACATAAGAAACAATGCTCTTGAAATCTTAGATAACGTCCAGTAGAGCCTCTTATCCTTGCCAAACTATCGCTGGAATGATGCAAGCACGGCTAAACAGATAAATAGcttccactagaacctcttATCCTTATCACACCCTTGAaaagcttatatatatatatatatatatatatatatatatatatatatatatatatatatatatatatatatatatatatatatatatatatatatatatatatatatatatatatatatatatatatatatatatatatatatatatatatatatatatatatatatatatatatatatatatatatatatatatatatatatatatatatatatatatatatatatatatatatatatatatatatatatatatatatatatatatatatatatatatatatatatatatatatatatatatatatatatatatatatatatatttccgcTCAATCATCGAGATGCACATTCGCCCACAGTGCGCCCGACCACTGAATGTTGTTTCACTCAAGGCTTTTTTCAATATAATACCACTGCGGTCATGAGAATAACCTTGAAGGcacatatatttttcatcaaAGTCTGCTATCGTTGTTGCATTATCATTGACAtaataaaaatgcaaatattATCAGTGTCAACATAAGAAACAATGCTCTTGAAATCTTAGATAACGTCCAGTAGAGCCTCTTATCCTTGCCAAACTATCGCTGGAATGATGCAAGCACGGCTAAACAGATAAATAGcttccactagaacctcttATCCTTATCACACCCTTGAAAAGCTTAATCTTAAGAAAAACAATCTACTCACTACTTCGTCAAATCATTACTGCagtcatgaaaaaagaaaacctttAAAAACCTAGATAATTTTCATTAGAGCCCGCTGATATTGTCAAACGATTACTAGTTATATCAAAATCCAAAATACCTATATCAGCTATCACATCGTCATACTGTCGTAAAATTGTTACTACAGGCATGGAGGTGATATCTAAAACTTAAATTATTTCCACTGGATGGGGTggaagaagtaaagagagagagagagagagagagagagagagagagagagagagagagagagcgcttgcaTGGATGCCTTTCGGGATATGATAGTACATAGTACTAATCCAGGGTATATTTCAAGTGCAGAATAGCTTAACGTCTATGCACAACGCTTGTCATTTTTCATTGGCTATCGAAGAAAAATATAGCATTTTATATAAATATTATATATTATCTTGTTACCTATTACTATTTGCTATTGAATAATGTTTGTAGCATTCCATGTTAGTATTACTACATGGTTTGTGTAATCTCTTGTCTCATATTTAAATAGTTATTTACATAGTATTACTACATGGCTTGTGTAATCTCTTGTCTCATATTTAAATAGTTAGTTACATAGATAGTCAGGCAGTCAATTAGTTACTTAGTtacttatttacctatttacctacttGTTGGTTAATAAGTTAAGTAGttggtgagtaagtgagtgtgtgagtgaatgaatgaatgagtgagtgagtgagtgagtgagagagtgagtgagtgagtgagttaggttTTAGTCACTTGGCACATATGTAGAGGGGCGAATGGTTGGGAAGTACAGTACTCAGCTTACATGGGgctcaggtcaggtcaggtcaggtgatCCTCAAGACAGATCGGCCAGATTTCAAGAATGTAGCCTACAGTTGCCGGCCGTAAATTCCTTGCCAATCTTAGCAACTCCGGCAACTGTACCTACGTACTGTACCTTAGGATGTTTGTTGCTTAAGACACTTGGCTCACTTGTAGTACGTACATGTACCCAAACCACTTGGTCCCTAAAATGTTTCTAGTAGATTCAGACGTTTGAACTAAAGGATAGAAGTGGATCCACACACATTAGTATAGCATTTAccaacccattttttttttttttatgtcagagAGGAAAAGCTAGCCAAGGGCgacagaaagagtgaaaaaaaaaaactttgaataCCAGTCCCGTGCAAGTCTACCACTTATTCAATCACATCTATCCACTCAACCATATACCCACTCATTCACATCCACCCAGTTACAGCCATAACTCCTTCCATCTATCTCCTGACTCACTTGCTTACTTCTTATTTACATGTTTACTTAGTGAGTTAATTCGTCAGTCAAGCAAGCAGTTAGCTAGCTAATCATGAAGTAAATCAGTTATCTGAAGATGGCATTGATAATATAGGAGGAGGTACGAGCTCTCTGAATATCTGTATGCCGACTCTAACACCTCTATCACAGGATAAGCTGGTGTATGTGAACTACGGACTTTACGAGGACTTCCTAACAGTCGCCCAGGCTGGAGTGTCAGTGGAGGGACGTCTGGTCATTGCTAAGTTCGGGCGTGGCTTCAGGGGCGACAAAGTTCTCAATGCTCAGAGATTCAAAGCAGCGGGAATCATCCTTTACACGTAAGctatactatgtgtgtgtgtgtgtgtgtgtgtgtatgtgtgtgtgtgtgtgtgtgtgtgtgtgtgtttcactgtttgatctgctgcagtctctgacgagacagccagacgttaccctacggaacgagctcagagctcattatttccgatcttcggataggcctgagaccaggcacacaccacacaccgggacaacaaggtcacatctcctcgatttacatcccgtacctactcactgctaggtgaacaagggctacacgtgaaaggagacacacccaaatatctccacccggccggggaatcgaaccccggtcctctggcttgtgaagccagcgctctaaccactgagctaccgggcgtgtgtgtgtgtgtgtgtgtgtgtgaaagttatcagggttttttttttccctacataAGAAGTAATTACTTTTCTCtgtgctcttattattattttttttcttacaaggGACCCGCGTGACTATCACCCAGAATGGCAGAGCGGGGGCGCAGCGTACCCCAACTCCTTCTGGCTTCCTGGGTCCGGAATACAGCGAGGCTCAATCGTGTGGCATGACGGCGACCCGACCACCCCAGGCTACCCTTCACTAGGTATTTCCACCTATGCTCTTCATCTGCtacctctcatttcctcttttgttcCCCCTTGTGTGTCTTTACATTTAATGTTTGTACCtcattcttgttttccctccccctctcccactcaTTGCCTTCTCGCCCTCCACTAGATGGAGTTTATCGCCTGCCGGAGGAACAGACGGACACCCCGAAGATTCCTGCCCATACAGTGAGCTACAACGACGCCCTCAAATTGCTGGTCAATATGGGCGGCCAGGAGGTGCCGGAGGCCTGGCGGGGAGGCCTGAACGTCACCTATAGGATGGGACCTTCCCTGGCGAGGCGCGGCTGGTGAGAATGACATTAATTGTTGCGTCTTATCAGTATTTACatgtatttgttcttttcttccttttttttcttttttgcgaaGAACGATAAGGTTAAATTTGTAAGATATCTGGAGAGTGATCCGTGATCCTCAACATTGATTAGTATTATCTGTTGTTAAGTCATTCTTCCTATTCACATTTTAACTGCATTAAGGGgaaaattttctttctcttcctattatttccTCTCTAATAAGATCACAACTCTGCTCGCGACGAGTATCACTAAATGGACAGGTGCCAATCTAGTACGAAACAAGACTGTTCGCCAAAATTGCCTGGGATTGACCTTGGTTCTGAGAAGAATCCGCTAATCTATTCACTCCGAAccatccactcacccactcgCTCAACAATATACCtacatacgtatatatatatatatatatatatatatatatatatatatatatatatatatatatatatatatatatatatatattagtcttgttgttcttccggaaaaacaacaaaactaatgGTTCCATCAAGCTCCCACTCATCGAAGGCGGCCACAACCTAGGCTACGGGTATCGCAACGTGAAAAATCACAAACACAACTTTCCACTTCGACCGATCATCAGCCAGTTAAAGTCAACTGTTGTAGACTTTATCTggctttacatatatatatatatatatatatatatatatatatatatatatatatatatatatatatatatatatatatatatatatatatatatatatatatatatatatatatatatatatatatatatatatatatatatatatatatatatatatatatatatatatatatatatatatatatatatatatatatatatatatatatatatatatatatatatatatatatatatatatatatatatatatatatatatatatatatatatatatatatatatatatatatatatatatatatatatatatatatatatatatatatatatatatatatatatatatatatatatatatatatatatatatatatatatatatatatatatatatatatatatatatatatatatatatatatatatatatattaataaacaaaagtaaCTGCCTATCaatcagtcctctctctctctctctctctctctctctctccatgcagtaGCCTCCCCTTGCTctgcctctccatctctccttttctcctccatcaccaccatgagtGTCCCGCGCAGGCAGGTGAAGCTGGAAGTGAACAACGTGAAGCGAATCGTACCCACCTACAACGTGATCGGCGTGTTGCGTGGCAGCGAGGAGCCAGACCGCTACGTCATCTACGGCAACCACAGAGACTCCTGGACCTTCGGCTCTTGCGATCCCTCCTCTGCCACGGCCACCATGATGGAGATGGTGCGCTCCTATGGGACGCTGCTGGCCCGAGGTATGTACGATACTTCATTGCATCTTTACAGATTGATAAATACAGATAGATTAAGTTAAGCTCGTCATACATGCCCCGCCGCTTAAATAAAgttcatgttatttttgttttcagttttgtgtgtgtgtgtgtgtcctacttCATTGTATATGGCCCACGTCTTAAGTTAATGTCACTTCTATTtttatagttgtgtgtgtgtgtgtgtgtgtgtgtttgatatagTGTTTCTTGTCCAATGAGTGAGGTTTAGTAACGGTGTGTCTGGTTAGTGCTTGGATGACTAATCACCTTAAAGACTAGAGATACCAGGCTATACATGTAACTATATCCTCATGTAACCTCAGGATGGCGCCCCCGTCGATCCATCCTATTTTGTTCGTGGGGCGCGGGTGAGTACGGCTTCTTCGGCACCACAGAGTTTGTGGAGGAGTACCTGAAGGTGTTTGAGGCTCGGGCCGTGGCACATCTCAACGTAGACCTGGCCATCATCCACACCTACAACCTGCTGGTGTCTGCCACGCCGCTCCTGCACAAAGTGATCGAGGAGGCCACTAAGAAGGTGAGAATGACAATGACGGCGCCGGATGAGTgagttaaggaaagagaaggggacaCGGAAGTGAGTGAGCAAAGaggagaggggtggagggaaggaaagatggaagtgagggagagtataggaaaagaggatgaaacaagataggaaggaaagaaaggttagTAAGGATAAGAAGCgacaaagaaatatagaaatgtgTACAATGAAATGGAGGAAGTATCTGGAAGAAACGAGGAGAGCGAATGAGTGTGACAAGGTAAGGAAACTTACCTGATGTATCTCATTTTGCTCATAGTAGTACAGTGTGTGAGGTGTGAAGGGCAGGAGGTGTTATCCTTATTGTCTAGGGAGGGTGGAGACTCGGGACTGGTGTGAAGTGTACACTCATCTCAGTAACAAGGCAAGGAATACAGCCTACATCTCCTAACCTTGGCGTGTCCATATTATTGACCTCACCTTAGGCCTGGGAGAGAGGCCAGGCAGGTGTACATACGTGCGTAGGTACACACTCCCTTAACCTGCCTTACACCTGGTTAATAAGACTGCTTGTTGAGATGTTGCTTGGTACGAAAGAACACCAAGAAAAATGTACACTATAGAAAATGTACGTAATTGTGATATCGTTCTTTAGGTTTACCGTCGTTACAATCCTGCAGTATTGTGGCGCATGCTGTCCCCTCAGTCCTCAATTTCTTGCTCCAGCATTCCCGCCCTCTATAGCTCATTCATGACCGCtgcttttctctcctcgtccCCCCACAGACTCCGGCGCCTGAGCCTGGCCTGGGCTACGAGACACTGTGGGAGCACTGGACGCAGAGGCTACGGGCGGCGTCTCCTGAACTCATGGACTactccctcgcctccctcagtGAACACTCTCCATTCTACCAGATGGTCGGCGTCCCAACCTCCTATATGCTGTGGGAGATCAATTTTGTGAGGACctctgtttgtatatatatatatatatatatatatatatatatatatatatatatatatatatatatatatatatatatatatatatatatatatatatatatatatatattccttcccttctgcctCGTTGATCCATCTCCATCACCTTCCCTAATTCAAATTCATTATTATCTGACCAGTCAATCAGGACAGCGTTGTTTCTGGATACTGCCGAGTTTACTAATTTATACAGCCAGTAGTTCACCCAAGGCAGTCGTCAGTGACAGTACACGATGCTCTTCACCTTGCAGGAGGAATACGACTGGTCAGACTACCCGCTCTACCACACTACCTTCGAGGATTTCGACGCCATGAAGAATCTGCTGGATCCAGAATTCCTCTACCACCTCGCGCTTGGCCGTCTGTGGGCACTCATGGGCCTTGGTCTCGCCGACTCCCAGGTACGACAAGGCACGAGTATGGTATTGTTGTCCTGTACTCTTCAGGAGGCGCAGGTGATACACGTGTGATGATGGACCACGCCTGCTACTTTTGAGATGAATGAACTCATGTTGTGCGATGCAAAGCTATCTGCAGTTTAGAATACATGGAAAAGTAACAACTCTAATTTTTACTACCTTAATCCCTGTATGCCTCTATACCTACAGTGTTAGGTAGGTTTTAACTCACTAGAACCACTGAAAAGGGAGCAACTTAATCAATCCATACTACCTTAACTCTCGCCTTACGTCCAATGTCAGGTCACTTTAGATTAGAATAACTGAAAGACCAAGAGCCTAAACTAACTTGACTTAATCTAACCTGCCTTAACCCATCCCTCTCAAAGTGGTAGATGACGTGACCTGTCCTTCCTTGTACAGATCCTCCCAATGGATCCCGAGGACGAGACAGTGATGCTGCGGAAACTAGTGTCAGAGCTGCGAGAAGACTACGGTGACGTGATGCAGGCGGAGGGCGTCAATCTAGGTGGGGCCTGAGGGACAGAACAGAATACGtgatgacatatatatatatatatatatatatatatatatatatatatatatatatatatatatatatatatatatatatagagagagagagagagagagagagagagagagagagagagagagagagagagatttgaaacatTCGAAACATTTATCACTAGTTCTTGTATAATATAAAATATAAGTGCTaccataacatataacataaagaAATTAGCTAGCCTATTATAAACAAAGTTTTTAGGCATAGAgaggcatagagagagagagagagagagagagagagagagagagagagagagagagagagagagagagagagacacacacacacataacacacacacacacacacacacacacacacgggcattctctctctctctctctctctctctctctctctctatatatatatatatatatatatatatatatatatatatatatatatatatatatatatatatatatatatatatatatatatatatatatatatatatatatatatatatatatatatatatatatatatatatatatatatatatatatatatatatatatatatatatatatatatatatatatatatatatatatatatatatatatatatatatatatatatatatatatatatatatatatatatatatatatatatatatatatatatatatatatatatatatatatatatatatatatatatgtgtgtgtgtgtgtgtgtgtgtgtgtgtgtgtatatatatatatatatatatatatatatatatatatatatatatatatatatatatatatatatatatatatatatatatatatatatatatatatatatatatatatatatatatatatatatatatatatatatatatatatatatatatatatatatatatatatatatatatatatatatatatatatatatagagagagagagagagagagagagagagagagagagagagagagagagagagagagagagagagagagagagagagagagaactagactGACTTTATCTGTGTATCCATCTGTCGCTGCCTGTTGTAGGGGATAAAAACATAATTATATAGAGTGGTTCAGCCATTGTGCCTGATGCTTGTCATTCCCAAATgctgtttaacttcataaattTCAAGCAAGCATTTCTCCCTGTCAGCAAATCCAGCTATCTAGCGGGTAGTGTTGTGAATGCA
Encoded here:
- the LOC123506840 gene encoding putative N-acetylated-alpha-linked acidic dipeptidase isoform X2; protein product: MLSKLLSPITRPHEGGRSLQANPIYIYIYISVRATRPPVCSLIPPALCHHTMSPSGRGAGMKMVAYAPCVGFLLVALLLAVLQSPVFTVVAASDQKDCTTTTSSSITIESPGLSCNLDQVKPGGSGQETWTRPSGSDYFGPAGEAMVQEMKAENIETYLRYLTSQGHMAGTKQDLEQAEYLKKMWEEQGLDQAFLQPYNVELSHPDLARPNKVFLMDEAGQVKFTSSVMEEPLDGVPYDDSIPPAFLAYSPAGTIVTDKLVYVNYGLYEDFLTVAQAGVSVEGRLVIAKFGRGFRGDKVLNAQRFKAAGIILYTDPRDYHPEWQSGGAAYPNSFWLPGSGIQRGSIVWHDGDPTTPGYPSLDGVYRLPEEQTDTPKIPAHTVSYNDALKLLVNMGGQEVPEAWRGGLNVTYRMGPSLARRGWQVKLEVNNVKRIVPTYNVIGVLRGSEEPDRYVIYGNHRDSWTFGSCDPSSATATMMEMVRSYGTLLARGWRPRRSILFCSWGAGEYGFFGTTEFVEEYLKVFEARAVAHLNVDLAIIHTYNLLVSATPLLHKVIEEATKKTPAPEPGLGYETLWEHWTQRLRAASPELMDYSLASLSEHSPFYQMVGVPTSYMLWEINFEEYDWSDYPLYHTTFEDFDAMKNLLDPEFLYHLALGRLWALMGLGLADSQILPMDPEDETVMLRKLVSELREDYGDVMQAEGVNLDPLEAVVGRFEEAARAFNAKLHNLTAVPPLLARQLNDQLMLLEKCYTHGEGSHHRPYMKNMVFGTDNLNQYGGWLAPGVRDALWEAKRCSAPCPQEWQVVQQQLSVLQAAINAAALTLKDIQLM
- the LOC123506840 gene encoding putative N-acetylated-alpha-linked acidic dipeptidase isoform X1 encodes the protein MLSKLLSPITRPHEGGRSLQANPIYIYIYISVRATRPPVCSLIPPALCHHTMSPSGRGAGMKMVAYAPCVGFLLVALLLAVLQSPVFTVVAASDQKDCTTTTSSSITIESQPGLSCNLDQVKPGGSGQETWTRPSGSDYFGPAGEAMVQEMKAENIETYLRYLTSQGHMAGTKQDLEQAEYLKKMWEEQGLDQAFLQPYNVELSHPDLARPNKVFLMDEAGQVKFTSSVMEEPLDGVPYDDSIPPAFLAYSPAGTIVTDKLVYVNYGLYEDFLTVAQAGVSVEGRLVIAKFGRGFRGDKVLNAQRFKAAGIILYTDPRDYHPEWQSGGAAYPNSFWLPGSGIQRGSIVWHDGDPTTPGYPSLDGVYRLPEEQTDTPKIPAHTVSYNDALKLLVNMGGQEVPEAWRGGLNVTYRMGPSLARRGWQVKLEVNNVKRIVPTYNVIGVLRGSEEPDRYVIYGNHRDSWTFGSCDPSSATATMMEMVRSYGTLLARGWRPRRSILFCSWGAGEYGFFGTTEFVEEYLKVFEARAVAHLNVDLAIIHTYNLLVSATPLLHKVIEEATKKTPAPEPGLGYETLWEHWTQRLRAASPELMDYSLASLSEHSPFYQMVGVPTSYMLWEINFEEYDWSDYPLYHTTFEDFDAMKNLLDPEFLYHLALGRLWALMGLGLADSQILPMDPEDETVMLRKLVSELREDYGDVMQAEGVNLDPLEAVVGRFEEAARAFNAKLHNLTAVPPLLARQLNDQLMLLEKCYTHGEGSHHRPYMKNMVFGTDNLNQYGGWLAPGVRDALWEAKRCSAPCPQEWQVVQQQLSVLQAAINAAALTLKDIQLM